The following are encoded in a window of Corynebacterium argentoratense DSM 44202 genomic DNA:
- a CDS encoding MFS transporter, whose amino-acid sequence MLRPLLAMLAAGLATFNSLYATQAILPVLADYFSLTPSQASWTVSAATGALALAIVPASVLSEQFGRGRVIIVSAVCSTVVGLLLPWAPSAWWLIIGRGIQGVFLAGVPAVAMTWLSEELSARQLSRAMGVYVAGTSIGGLSGRLIPSGILELFTMNPSWGSGVAPWRVAMAASAAFAFVCALLIAMILPPQKNFHPKRLTLGGEFRAMASHWANRQLALLFFLGFVLMGSFVSMYNFIGFRLTQEFGLSEGVVGAIFLLYLAGTFTSARAGRWPPARALLLSSMAYVLSTVVIQSHHLALVVAGLLGFTAAFFAAHAIASSWVGKLATHDRAEASSTYLLCYYAGSSLLGWSHWSTWLVVASVVIAAALFPGLSRLASVE is encoded by the coding sequence ATGCTGCGCCCTCTTCTCGCCATGCTGGCAGCGGGCTTAGCGACCTTTAACAGCCTGTATGCAACGCAGGCTATATTGCCCGTCCTGGCAGACTATTTTTCGCTGACTCCTTCTCAGGCGTCGTGGACTGTGTCTGCTGCGACGGGCGCTTTGGCGTTGGCGATTGTTCCGGCGTCAGTGTTGTCTGAGCAGTTCGGGCGGGGGCGAGTGATCATCGTGTCCGCTGTGTGCAGCACGGTGGTGGGTTTGCTACTGCCGTGGGCTCCATCGGCATGGTGGCTGATTATCGGCCGTGGCATCCAGGGGGTGTTTTTGGCCGGTGTTCCTGCGGTGGCGATGACGTGGCTGTCTGAGGAGCTCAGTGCCCGTCAGCTGTCGCGGGCGATGGGGGTGTATGTTGCGGGCACTTCTATTGGGGGTTTGAGTGGTCGACTCATCCCTTCCGGCATTTTGGAGCTTTTCACGATGAATCCCTCGTGGGGTTCGGGTGTTGCCCCGTGGCGTGTGGCGATGGCTGCTTCTGCAGCGTTTGCTTTTGTGTGTGCGTTGTTGATCGCCATGATTTTGCCGCCTCAGAAGAATTTCCATCCGAAGCGTTTGACGTTGGGTGGCGAATTCCGCGCTATGGCTTCCCATTGGGCTAACCGCCAGCTGGCGTTGTTGTTCTTCTTAGGTTTCGTGCTCATGGGTAGTTTCGTGTCGATGTACAACTTCATCGGTTTTCGCCTGACCCAAGAGTTTGGTTTGAGCGAGGGCGTGGTGGGGGCGATCTTCTTGCTCTACTTAGCCGGCACGTTTACCTCGGCCAGGGCGGGGCGTTGGCCGCCGGCGAGGGCGTTGTTGTTGTCTTCGATGGCTTATGTGCTCTCAACTGTGGTGATTCAGTCGCATCATTTGGCGCTGGTGGTGGCCGGCCTGTTGGGGTTCACTGCGGCGTTTTTCGCAGCCCATGCGATTGCTAGTTCTTGGGTGGGCAAGCTGGCTACACACGACAGAGCCGAGGCCAGTTCTACCTACCTGCTGTGCTATTACGCTGGTTCGTCGCTGTTGGGTTGGTCGCATTGGTCGACGTGGCTGGTGGTGGCCAGTGTGGTTATTGCAGCAGCATTGTTCCCGGGGCTGAGTCGGCTAGCCAGCGTCGAATAG
- a CDS encoding TM0106 family RecB-like putative nuclease, translating into MNELFLGGCTFKAAQQARFPEVPPTPQSADWASRGDAARIDVHSLLQRPWNCLDDPFETLEAIAAEVPVITNANFSITVKGLLRKYDISVDILVKTVSGYFPVAISNHWVAREKRGAQRRGFFTRNLGTSDGWVGEYSVRHHPQDSYRLALAALGLRDAGVHVPFGGVIGQDRERCFVEDIDYCLGVLGRRVALVAPELNAIDSATPAELAAHNSLSETSARAPRPLPPTGTLIRRVAGIPREFPTATLEAVGPRRIKDCANCRYWFDCERQLVAADDISLFRSGDKAQDLRNRGVITVEALINDAADTRAATLARAWREGIAACRTTPTVTAPRFDVEIDIDMEAYLHHGAYLWGTFDGQTYRPFATWEPLGGPEEAANFAAFWQWLSNTRTQAHEDNKTFAAFCYANHGENHWLKESARRFHGQYPGIDVPSEKEVQAFISSTEWIDVFQLVKSQLVGPGGLGLKKLAPMAGFHWQEEDLDGEASIRAYEEGKKEELLSYNGDDCRATRAIRRWLADSAPGTMLLQ; encoded by the coding sequence ATGAACGAACTATTCCTCGGCGGTTGCACCTTCAAGGCCGCACAGCAAGCGCGCTTCCCCGAAGTGCCGCCCACCCCGCAATCCGCGGACTGGGCTAGCCGCGGAGACGCCGCACGAATAGACGTGCACAGCCTTTTACAACGACCATGGAATTGTTTAGATGACCCATTTGAGACATTAGAGGCAATTGCGGCAGAAGTGCCGGTAATCACCAATGCCAACTTTAGCATCACCGTGAAAGGTCTGCTTAGAAAATACGATATTAGCGTTGATATTTTAGTAAAAACAGTGTCTGGTTATTTTCCCGTCGCCATATCCAACCACTGGGTGGCACGGGAGAAAAGAGGCGCTCAACGCCGCGGATTCTTCACTCGCAACCTGGGAACAAGTGACGGATGGGTGGGGGAGTACAGCGTGCGCCACCACCCCCAAGATAGCTATCGGCTAGCCCTAGCTGCCCTCGGACTGCGCGACGCCGGTGTGCACGTCCCATTCGGGGGTGTTATCGGCCAAGACCGAGAACGCTGCTTTGTCGAAGACATCGACTACTGCCTAGGGGTCCTGGGCCGCAGGGTCGCCCTGGTCGCCCCCGAGCTCAACGCGATTGACTCAGCCACCCCGGCAGAACTCGCCGCTCACAATAGCCTCAGCGAAACCTCCGCCCGAGCACCCCGACCACTACCCCCAACAGGTACCCTTATCCGCCGCGTCGCAGGAATCCCCCGCGAGTTTCCCACAGCCACACTGGAGGCCGTCGGCCCCAGGCGCATCAAAGACTGCGCCAACTGCCGCTACTGGTTCGACTGCGAACGCCAACTCGTCGCCGCCGACGATATCTCCCTCTTCCGCTCCGGTGACAAGGCGCAGGACCTGCGCAACCGCGGCGTTATCACCGTTGAGGCACTTATTAATGACGCCGCGGACACCCGCGCAGCAACACTAGCCCGCGCATGGCGGGAAGGTATCGCCGCGTGCCGGACCACCCCTACCGTGACCGCGCCGCGCTTCGACGTAGAAATAGACATCGACATGGAGGCCTACCTGCACCACGGCGCCTACCTGTGGGGCACCTTCGACGGGCAAACCTATCGGCCCTTTGCCACCTGGGAACCGCTCGGCGGACCCGAAGAAGCCGCCAACTTTGCTGCTTTCTGGCAGTGGCTTAGCAACACTCGCACACAAGCACACGAAGACAATAAAACTTTCGCCGCCTTTTGCTATGCCAACCATGGTGAAAACCACTGGTTAAAAGAATCTGCTCGACGCTTCCATGGCCAATACCCCGGCATCGACGTACCGAGTGAAAAAGAAGTCCAAGCCTTTATTTCTTCGACTGAATGGATTGATGTTTTCCAATTAGTGAAAAGCCAATTAGTAGGGCCAGGCGGCTTAGGGCTGAAAAAGCTCGCCCCCATGGCGGGCTTCCACTGGCAAGAAGAAGACCTCGACGGAGAAGCCAGCATCCGAGCCTACGAAGAGGGCAAAAAAGAAGAACTATTGAGCTACAACGGCGACGACTGCCGCGCCACTCGAGCTATTCGACGCTGGCTAGCCGACTCAGCCCCGGGAACAATGCTGCTGCAATAA
- a CDS encoding DUF6474 family protein, translating to MKKLFSLARLLAPLALPLIYRGLTSGRQLLSANEESEQALRARITAARTAIDESDKPKGFQRDAHDRLDQLENAIADARSLPAKQRAKKFLAISRDIKHTV from the coding sequence TTGAAGAAACTCTTTAGCCTTGCTCGGTTGCTCGCCCCTCTGGCTTTGCCCTTGATTTACCGCGGGTTGACCAGCGGCCGACAGCTGCTTTCCGCGAATGAGGAAAGCGAGCAAGCGTTGCGTGCACGGATCACCGCTGCCCGCACAGCAATCGATGAGTCCGATAAGCCCAAGGGTTTCCAGCGTGATGCCCATGACCGCTTGGACCAGCTTGAAAATGCTATCGCTGATGCTCGGAGCCTTCCGGCCAAACAGCGTGCTAAGAAATTCCTCGCGATCAGTCGCGACATTAAGCACACGGTGTAG
- a CDS encoding histone-like nucleoid-structuring protein Lsr2, with the protein MARQSIIQYIDDLDNTPISESELSEVHFSYQGVDYVIDLGPKNASALYDALKPYIANARREQKSGRKSAPVAQRQAENRAIRRWALDNGHRVSTRGKIPQDVIDAYHAAKARGQA; encoded by the coding sequence ATGGCCCGTCAGAGCATCATCCAGTACATTGACGATCTTGATAACACTCCGATTTCCGAGTCTGAGCTGTCCGAGGTGCATTTCAGCTACCAGGGCGTCGATTATGTCATCGATCTTGGCCCGAAGAATGCCAGCGCATTGTATGATGCGTTGAAGCCCTACATTGCTAATGCTCGCCGCGAGCAGAAGTCTGGCCGCAAGTCCGCACCTGTGGCTCAGCGCCAGGCCGAAAACCGTGCGATTCGCCGTTGGGCGCTCGATAATGGCCACCGTGTGTCTACCCGTGGCAAGATCCCCCAGGACGTCATTGACGCCTACCATGCGGCGAAGGCCCGCGGCCAGGCTTAA
- a CDS encoding LuxR C-terminal-related transcriptional regulator — protein MIRVLLADDHEIVRLGLRAVLEAAPDMEVVGEVATAEGAIAAAEAGGIDVILMDLRFGPGAEGTLVSTGADATAAIKRNVANPPNVLMVTNYDTDADILGAIEAGAVGYLLKDAPPAELLAAVRSAASGDSTLSPVVANRLMERVRTPRTSLTPRELEVLKLVAGGSSNKDIGNQLFLSEATVKSHLVHIYDKLGVRSRTSAVAAAREQGVL, from the coding sequence ATGATTCGTGTCCTTTTGGCTGACGACCACGAGATTGTGCGCCTGGGCTTGCGGGCAGTCCTAGAAGCAGCCCCAGATATGGAAGTTGTTGGCGAAGTAGCCACAGCCGAAGGGGCAATCGCCGCAGCAGAAGCCGGCGGCATCGATGTGATCCTCATGGACCTACGCTTCGGGCCCGGCGCTGAAGGTACCCTCGTGTCCACCGGTGCCGACGCAACCGCCGCAATCAAACGCAACGTGGCCAACCCCCCGAACGTCCTTATGGTCACCAACTACGACACCGACGCCGACATCCTCGGCGCAATAGAGGCCGGCGCCGTAGGCTACCTGCTCAAAGACGCACCACCCGCAGAATTGTTGGCGGCAGTGCGCTCCGCGGCGTCAGGAGATTCCACCCTGTCCCCTGTAGTTGCCAACCGTCTTATGGAACGAGTCCGGACGCCGCGCACCTCACTGACTCCACGCGAACTTGAAGTGCTCAAACTGGTCGCCGGCGGCAGCTCCAACAAGGACATCGGCAACCAACTGTTCCTGTCCGAAGCGACAGTCAAAAGCCACCTTGTGCACATCTACGACAAGCTGGGCGTGCGGTCCCGCACCTCCGCAGTTGCTGCCGCACGCGAACAAGGCGTCCTGTAA